Genomic segment of Tomitella fengzijianii:
GCCCACACCTGCTCGTAGGACTCCACGCGCTCGGCCACCAGCAGGGTGTTGTCGCAGGCGCCGGGGACCTCGTCGTCGAACAGCGCCCGCATGTCGGAGGCGGGCTTGAGGAAGTAGCCGTCGCCGTCGAACTTGAACCGCGTCGGATCGTTGAGCGTCTTGCCCGTCTGCAGGCACAGCAGCGCCTCGTGCGTCTGCGAGAAGTCCTGTTTGACGTAGTGGCAGTCGTTGGTGGCCAGCGGCGGGATGCCGAGCTGCCGGGAGATGTCCATCAGCCCCGAGCGCACGCGGCGCTCGATCGACAGTCCGTGGTCCATGACCTCCATGAAGAAGTTCTCTTCGCCGAAGATCTCCTGCCACTTCGCCGCGGCCTCGAGCGCCTCACGCTCGTGCCCCAGGCGCAGGCGGGTCTGCACCTCGCCCGACGGGCAGCCGGTGGTGGCGATGATGCCCTCTGCGTGCTCGGCGATGATGTCGGCGTCCATGCGGGACCACTTGCCCAGCTGCCCCTCGATCGAGGCCAGCGAGGACAGCTTGAACAGGTTGCGCAGGCCCGTCGCGTTGCGGGCGACCATCGTCATGTGCGTGTAGGCGCCGCTGCCGGAGACGTCGTCGGACTTCTGGGACGGGTCGCCCCACTTGACGCGCTTGGTGTTGAAGCGGGACTCCGGCGCCACATAGGCCTCGATGCCGATGATCGGCTTGATGTCCGCCTTGACGGCCTGGTTGTAGAAGTCGCTGGCGCCGAACATGTTGCCGTGGTCGGTCATGCCGACGGCCGTCATGCCGAGCCGGTGCGCTTCCGCGAACAGAGCGTCGGTCTTGGCGGCGCCGTCGAGCATCGAATACTCGGTGTGGTTGTGCAGGTGCACAAACGAGCTGGAATCCCCCGACTTCACCGCATCCGCCACGTCCTGCCCGGTCCTTTCGCCGACTGCGCCCGGCCGACGGAGACCACCGCCGGCTTCCGCCGAGTCTAGGCCGTCGGCGACGGCGGCGTCCCACCCTGTCCTCGCGGCGGATGGGCCTCCGCGGTCACTGCAGGTACTGCACCGTCGGGCGCACCGCGAAGCTGCCGAACACCGCGTCCGCGGGCAGCGCCTCCACCGCCAGGACGCCCGGGCGGGCGGACACCGCGCGCAGTTCCTCGAGGTCCGCGAGCACCACCAGGGCCACCACGCACGCGCACCCCCCGCGCAGCCCGTCCACCACCGCCGCCGCGATGTCCCCCCGCGCGGCGGTGTCCCCCCGTGCTGCGGTGTCCCCCCGTGCTGTGGCGGGATCCGTACGCGACTCGACGATATCGGCCGCCCGGGACTGGGCACGCTCGACCATCGCCGCCGGGTCGTCTGTGGCCGGAACCTGCACGGTGGTCACGGGGGTCTGCGCACCGTCCACGGGTACGTGGCCGAGCACCTCCGAAATGCGCACCGGCGCGACCACGCTCGCCGCCGTGTCCGGGACCATTCCGTGGCCGAACGAGACCAGCGCCCAGTGTTCAGCGTCCGGCGGGCTGTGTTCGGCGTCCGGCGGGCTGTGTTCAGCGTCCGGCGGGCTGTGCGGCTGAAGGGTCTCCGCCGCGCGTGCGGAGTACTCCTGGGCGGTCTCGCCGCTGTCGGGACCGAGCGAATCGGTCGTGACGGGCGGCGGCGGGATCGGGTTGGCCCGGCCCAGCAGGAACACCGCGATGATCACGGCGACCACGACGAGCACCGTCCACGCTTCCGCGGGGAGGCGCCGCAGCACCGTCACGCCGCCTCGCGCAGCACGTCCAACCCGTACTGCAGGTCCTCCGGGTATTCGCTGGTGAACTCCACCCAGCGGCCGTCACCCGGGTGGGTGAACGCCAGCGAGCGGGCGTGCAGCCACTGGCGCTCCAGGCGCAGCCGCCGGGCCAGGGCCGGGTCGGCTCCGTAGGTCGCGTCACCGCAGCATGGATGGTGCAAGGCGGCGAAGTGCACCCGAATCTGATGGGTGCGTCCCGTCTCCAGGTGCACGTCCAGCAGGCTGGCCGAGCGGAAGGCCTCCACCGTGTCGTAGTGGGTGACGCTGTGCTTTCCGTCGGACCGCACCGTGAACTTCCATTCGTTGCCACGGGCATGCCCGATGGGCGCGTCGATGGTGCCGCTGGACGGATCCGGGTGGCCCTGCACCAGGGCGTGGTAGCGCTTCTCCACGGTGCGCTGCTTGAACGCCCGCTTGAGCAGGGTGTAGGCAAGTTCCGAGGTGGCCACCACCATGACCCCCGAGGTGCCCACGTCCAGCCGGTGCACAATCCCCTGCCGTTCGTGCACGCCGGAGGTCGAGATGCGGAACCCCGCCGCGGCCAGGCCGCCGACCACAGTGGGGCCCGTCCAGCCGACGCCCGCGTGCGCCGCGACGCCGACGGGCTTATCGACGACGACGATGTGCTCGTCCGAATACAGGATGTCCATCCCCGGGACCGGCTCGGCCTCCACGGCGAGCGGGCGTTCCGGTTCCGGCATGTCCACGTCCAGCCACACGCCCGCGCGCAGCCTCTCCGACTTGCCGCAGACGGTCCCGTCGATCCGTACCGAACCGGACTCGGCCAGGTGCGCCACAACCGTGCGCGAAAGCCCGGTCAGGCGGGCGAGCGCGGCATCGAGCCGCATCCCGTCCAGCCCGTCCGGCACGGGGATCGTGCGTGTGTCAGGCATCGCGCCGCAGGTCCTTTCCCTCGGTGGTGTCGTGAGGCCCGGTGGTGTCGTCAGGCCCGGTGGTGTCGTCAGGCCCGGTGGTGTCTGCACCGGAGGGCTCGTCTTCACCGGGCGGCTCGGCGGACGCGGCGGATGCCGCGCCGTCCTGCGCGGCGGCGCCGTCGCCGGCGGGATCGTCCGCGGGCCGCTGCTGCGGCTCCACCCCGAACAGTGCCAGCGCGGCCAGCAGGATCGCGCCGACGGTGATCCCTGAATCGGCGAGGTTGAACACCGGGAACGAGCCCACCGCGATGAAGTCGACCACGTGCCCCTCGAGCGGGCCCGGCGCGCGGAAGATCCGGTCGACGAGGTTGCCGAGCGCACCGCCGAGCACCAGCCCCAGGCCCACGGCCCACCACGCCGAGGTGAGCCTGCTGCCGTACCGGATGATGCCGGCCACCACCAGCAGCGCCACTATCGTCAGCACCCAGGTCATGCCGGTGGCCATCGAGAAGGCGGCGCCGGGGTTGCGGATCAACGCGAAGCGGATGTCGTCGCCGATCAGCGGCACCGGCCGCCCTGGCGTCATCTCCGCGACGACGATCACCTTGGTGATGATGTCGAGCGCCAGGACGACCACCGCGATCACGGCGAGGATCAGCGTGCGGTTGACGCGGCGGCCGCTCCCGTCCCCGGGGCCGCCGCCCTGGCTACGGGTCCGCTCGCCGGTCATTGTCTGCACGCCCCGTTCACCCGATGTTCCCTCGCTCACCGTTCCATCATCCCCTACCCCGCGTTCCGCGCCCGTGCACGGCCTCTTCCGGACTCCGCCCCGCACATGCCACGGTGGCGCCGCCCGCGCGGGCGGCGCCACCGTGACTGCTGCGATGTTCCGGGATCAGGCCGGGCAGGCCGGGCTCTGCACGCCGACCACCGTGGCGAGGCCGCAGACGAAGTTGCCGTCGAGGCGCCACTGTCCATCGACCGCGATCAGCGTCGCCTCGCCGGTGTTGGTCTGGCCGTCGAAGTTCGCGCTGAACGGCACCGAGAGCACGTCGCCGTTGGGCGGCAGGATGGGGCCGACGACAGCGATGTCCTTGAGCGAGCCGTCCGCCTTGGCCGCCTCGACCTTGTCCGAGAGGGTCTGGATCAGCTGGGGGTCGGCCTCGAGCCCGGTCACCAGGTCCTGCTTCTGTTCGACGGGCACCGCAGGGTCCAGCGCGGTCTGCAGCTGCGCGTTGAGTTCCTCGACCGTCGGCGTGGGCGGCAGCGCGCTGTCCTGGGCGCCGTCCGCCGCGCCGGTGGTCTGCTCCGCCGCCGCGGTGGTGGTGGGCGTGGTCGTGTCGCCGCCGTCCGAGCCGCAGGCGGTCAGGGTCAGGGCGATGGCGGCACCCGCACCGAGTGCGGCAGCGGTTTTACGGAGTTTCACAGGCGAGTCCTCGAGGTAGTTCGACCGGGTCGTTTCCGGTCCTGCGAGCAGGTCCACCCGACGCGCGCCCGCACGGGCGGTGGCCGACGCCGACCCCCGCCGACCCGGCACGCGCGTCGGAATACTCGTACCACTATGCCAAATCGGTCCCGGTGCCCGTCGGATCCGTGTCGTCCGCCACAGTCCACCGCTCCGGCCAGTCCAGGCTGGCGACCGGATCCGCGGCGACGAGGGAGGCGTCCGACTCGGGCAGCGTGACGACCGGGCCCGGCCCGGAGCTGCGGGTTTCGAACCGGACGGTGACGACGCCGTGGCCACTCCCCTGCACCCAGCCGTGGCCCCGATCCGCGTGTCGGACATCGTCACCGGCGCTCAGCGGCCGCCGGGCCGCGGCGCGCGCAGCCCCCATGTCGCCGCCACCGTCGCCGAGCACGGCTCCGTCGCCATCGCTGTCGCTGTCACTGTCACCGCCGCCGTCACCCGGCTCACCGGCTTCCGCGGAGTCGAACTGCGGGAACAGGACCGTCTGCTGCAACGCTGTCAGGCCGGCGAAGCCCACACCCACCAGGCGGATCGGCCCCACCTCACCGGGGTCGACGGCCGCCTTCTGCGCGGCGGCGATGAGCACCGCCCGGTCCGTCGTCGCGTAGCCGAGGGTCTTCGAACGGGTGACGGTGGACATGTCGGACTTGCGGAACTTGGCGATGACCGTCCGGGCGCCCCGCCCGTCGTGCAGCAGCCGCCGATGGGCCGCCTCACCCGTCTTCTGGACCGCATCCCGGATCTCCCGACGGGTGAGCAGGTCCGCCGCGAACGTCGTCTCCGCGCTGACCTGCTTGGCCTCCGCGCGCTCGGCGACGGGCCTGTTGTCGACGCCGCGCGCGAGCGCGTGCAG
This window contains:
- a CDS encoding DNA polymerase IV, with translation MTGDGASPQRWVLHMDMDSFFASVEQLTRPTLRGRPVLVGGAGPRGVVAGASYEARAYGAHSAMPMHQARRLVGLRAVVVPPRGRLYRLASRRVFAVVRGLVPVIEQLSLDEAFAEPGELEGADPDDVERFCTRLRDAVLDETGLVASVGAGSGKQVAKIASGLAKPRGQKVITLAREREVMDPLPVRSLWGIGPVADERLRKVGVESIGQFAALGRAEVVSLLGSTVGPALHALARGVDNRPVAERAEAKQVSAETTFAADLLTRREIRDAVQKTGEAAHRRLLHDGRGARTVIAKFRKSDMSTVTRSKTLGYATTDRAVLIAAAQKAAVDPGEVGPIRLVGVGFAGLTALQQTVLFPQFDSAEAGEPGDGGGDSDSDSDGDGAVLGDGGGDMGAARAAARRPLSAGDDVRHADRGHGWVQGSGHGVVTVRFETRSSGPGPVVTLPESDASLVAADPVASLDWPERWTVADDTDPTGTGTDLA
- the lspA gene encoding signal peptidase II, with the translated sequence MTGERTRSQGGGPGDGSGRRVNRTLILAVIAVVVLALDIITKVIVVAEMTPGRPVPLIGDDIRFALIRNPGAAFSMATGMTWVLTIVALLVVAGIIRYGSRLTSAWWAVGLGLVLGGALGNLVDRIFRAPGPLEGHVVDFIAVGSFPVFNLADSGITVGAILLAALALFGVEPQQRPADDPAGDGAAAQDGAASAASAEPPGEDEPSGADTTGPDDTTGPDDTTGPHDTTEGKDLRRDA
- a CDS encoding RluA family pseudouridine synthase is translated as MPDTRTIPVPDGLDGMRLDAALARLTGLSRTVVAHLAESGSVRIDGTVCGKSERLRAGVWLDVDMPEPERPLAVEAEPVPGMDILYSDEHIVVVDKPVGVAAHAGVGWTGPTVVGGLAAAGFRISTSGVHERQGIVHRLDVGTSGVMVVATSELAYTLLKRAFKQRTVEKRYHALVQGHPDPSSGTIDAPIGHARGNEWKFTVRSDGKHSVTHYDTVEAFRSASLLDVHLETGRTHQIRVHFAALHHPCCGDATYGADPALARRLRLERQWLHARSLAFTHPGDGRWVEFTSEYPEDLQYGLDVLREAA